Genomic DNA from Bacteriovorax sp. Seq25_V:
CAGAACTATATGCAAGATCAGGCATAATGGAGGAGTTGTATTTAACTGAAATTACAGATGAGATTTTGGTGTTAAATCAAAAATTGAATATTTATTTTTAAAATTTAACACCAATACACTGGGGCAATTACTAGAGGAAACGATATGATAGACCAAACATCACACGTGGCCCAGAAAGAGAAAACTCGTCAGTTACCACCTCAGTCCCCTCTTCGACATCAAATGAAGAAGCTCCTTGATAGTAATCAAGCTTTGCGATAAAGCCAAACTCTTGATTCATCAAGTACTTTGTCCCAAGACCAACAGAAATAAAAGTTCCACTTCCTTCAAGAGTCCCAGAAGTATTACTTGAAGAGGACGTGCTTACGTTATCTTGGACTTCAAGTGATACAGTTGAAATACCAAAGTTCGCATCAGTAAAGAACATAAAAGAATTCGTTACAAATGGACCTTTACCAAAGTAATAACTAATACCGCCACCCATATCAGAGATTGATGTGATATTGTTGACACCTGTTCCAGCAGATGAGTTCGTCATTGAGTAATGAGCTTTAATAGAGATATTTTTAAAGAATGAAGTTGCTTCAGGGAAGTATTTTTCCATACCAATTGAAAAGTTCATACTTGAACTTTGTGCATCATAATCACCAGATTGGTTACTGTACGTTCCGGCAAGAGAGCTTACACTCAAAAGTGAATAGACTTCGAGACCATGTGAAGATCTCCCGGCCCTTGCAAGTGGAGATTTTCCAACTGGAATATCTTTAATAGAAGTGTTATCTTCAGACATTTCCATATCACCATCTTTCATCAAGGCACTGACTTCGTCAGAGTCTGATCCCGAGCTAGCCACTTTAGAAGTTGTTATTTTATATCCGGCATTTATATCATTTGGCTCGCCAATTTCTGAGTCTCCAGAGTAGAGGCCACGGATACTTTTTGTTTTGTCGTCAGTAAGTTTTACTGCGGATGAAATTTTAAGATTAATTACATTATTTTTGACAATTTCGTCAGGATGGATCAAGCGGTAGACGGCCCAGATTGAACGAGAGGGAGAAGCTTTTACAACAACTCCACGAGCAATCACTCCTTTTGTCAAAAAGAACTTTGCGTGATCTCCAACGACAAGTCCATCTTCGAGTCCTCTGTTTACAAGTAAAGTTTTCTTCGAAGATGAAACTTCTAGTACTCGAAGAGTGAGTTTCTCGTCTATTTCCAAGGCGTTCGTTGCTGTAGAGAATAGTAGTGATAAAAATAGTAAATACTTCATAAAAAATCCTATCTTTTAAAAGAAAAAACTTAATCCAATATCTGCTTTTACATTATTAATTGTTGTGCTGCTTGAAATTTCATCATCAAGAGATGATATTGCCTGAAGCTTTGTCGTTTCAACAGAGACTTTAAAGTTAAAACCAAAGCCAAGGCTTGAATATAATTCGTAATCACGAGCAGCCGGTGCGCGATATTTCGCTCCAAAGTGAAGAGATGGAAGGGCCAAGACTTCATACTCATAATCTTTTGTAAGGTTAATAGAAGTCATATCACCATTACCTCTTTTGATTCCTGCTCCGACGTACATTGAGACACGATTTCTTGAATGTGGGTAATTGTAGAAATAGTAATTTAAATGGCCAGCAAGTGCACCGTAAGTTACGCGACCATTGATTCCTCCGACATCAACATTGAGTGTTCCTTGTTCAATCAGCATATCAATACTTAAGCGAGAAAAACTTTCGCTGGCGCGAACAAGGTGAAGTTCGTAGGCTAGGCCAAGAGTAAAACCATTGCTTTGGTGAGATGGGTCTTCATTTGTATAATTTGAGGTAAGATTAGAGCCTAAGAATAATGTAACTTCATTTCCAGACTTAAATAACATTGAATTTTCGCGCCGAACTTTCTCACGAGCAATACCAGTTTTAAGAAGGTAAGTTTGAAGTTCTTCCTTTCCCATGTCCGCTGACCAGAGAGGACCATTTTCTTTAATCATGATTTTTGTAGATTCAGGGATATCAGATTTTTTTGTGATCTCTTCGTAGTACTCGTTAGACATATTTGCAATTGAACTTGGGGCATCAGAAGGTTTTCTGACACGTACACCGTTGTAATAAAGCTGTTCATATCCATACTCTTTAGATGTGATGCTTTTAAGTTGAGCTTTATTTTGTTCCTTTGCGATTTTTTGTTTGTATTCGCCTGTCTTTTGTTTGATATCAATTTCTGCCTCATCAGCACGTAGGAATTTAACTTCCTCATAATCATCATCAAGTAATATATCTGACTTATTTCTAAGAGAAATTTCTTTGATATTGAGTCCTACTTTATTATCAGGGTCTTCGAGATCGTAGATGCGAGTTTGCTCGACATCATTTTTCATGACAAGATCTTGTGGCAACTTACTAACTTGAGACTTTGTCAGTGCCTGTTTAGCTTTTGCATTTTCAAAAGATTTTACTTTGTAACTAGGGGTAACACCTTCACGGCCAGCGATAGTTTCACGTCGAAGATTGAGAGAGTATTTTTGTCCCTCAACAAAATTCTCCTTGTCTGCATCAGGAAAGTGCCAGTAAGAAAAGCTTGGAAAAACTTTCAAAACCTTCCCAGACGAAACCTTTTCAAACTTAGGAACCTCGAGACTACCGCCAATTTTTGCAATCTCAGCTGTATCATCGACAACGAGACCACCAAGGCTACCGATGTTAAGCTTAACCGTCTTACCGGAGTCGCTTTTGCCCTGCAATATGACCTCACGGGCCGCAGAAACAGAAATTGCTAAAAAAAGAGTCAAAATTGTCGTTTTTATTATAATTTTCATCTTATTTATAAGGATAACAAATGGAAGTATTTCAATCAATGTGGTAACCTTTTATCTATCTTAATATTACCTTGCACTATGTTAAAAAATAGAGTTTAAATTTGGAGTGAAAACGTGGCCAAGAGAAAAAAGCAAAAGCAGATTTTCCGTTATGATTGTACAATGACAGGAGAAACTTATAAGACGACTCGTGAGGCTCCTAGCCCAGACGATCTAGTATCAGTTCAAGCTTACTACGAACTAAATCCAGAAGAAGATGACAGACCAGCTGACATAAAGAAAGAACTTGGTGTTGAAAGCTCTGATTCGTAGTTATTTAGTCAGATATTATATTCAAATTCAAGGAGAAGAAAATGTCTCATAGAAAACTAATTATCATTGGTTCGGGACCTGCTGGTTATACTGCAGCCCTTTATGCTTCTAGAGCAGACCTAAAACCACTTGTGATCGAGGGGCATGAGCCAGGTGGACAATTAACGACAACAACAGAAGTTGATAACTTTCCAGGATTCCCTGAGGGGATCATGGGGCCAGAGCTTATGGCCAACATGAAGAAGCAAACTTTAAGATTTGGGACAGAGTATTTAACATCTCTAGTTACTGATCTCGATACTTCAAAAAGACCATTCACTCTAAAAACTGAAAATGGACAAGAGTTCACTGCAGATACAATAATTTTAGCAACTGGTGCCTCAGCAAAATATCTAGGGCTACCAAATGAAAAAGCACTTATTGGACGTGGTGTAAGTGCTTGTGCAACTTGTGACGGCTTCTTCTACAGAGACAGAGTCGTGTATGTAGTTGGCGGTGGTGATACAGCAATGGAAGAAGCAAACTTCCTAACGAAGTTCGCATCAAAAGTTTATATCGTTCATAGAAGAGATACACTGCGAGCTTCGAAACCAATGCAACAGAAAGCATTTGATAATCCAAAAATTGAATTTGTTTGGGATAGTGAAGTTTGTGAAATTATCGCAAACGATGCTGGAGTTAATGCAATTAAAATTAGAAATCTTAAGACAGGCGAAGAAACAGTTCGTGAAACAGATGGTCTTTTCATGGGAATTGGTCACAAGCCAAACACAGACTTCCTTAAAGGAAAAGTAGAGCTTGATGAGCATGGTTTTATTGTAACAGGTAAGCATCCAGATACATCTGTTCCAGGTATTTTTGCATGTGGTGACGTTCAAGATTCATACTACCGTCAAGCGATTTCGGCTGCGGGGAGTGGGTGTATGGCCGCAATTAGAGCAGAGAGATTTTTAGAAGATAACTAGAATTTATCAAAATTCAAAATAATAGAATAGGGGCCTGATTGGCCCCTTTTTTATGTTAAGAAACTTTTCTTTGTAATACCTGATCGACCATATCGCTACCGACTCCAAAGAAATGGATGGCCTTATTATGTGCATGGTATAGTCTTTCTTCAAATTCAGAAAGTTCCATATTAAATATTGCAGGAATTTCATAAGGGCCAAGTCCTTCATTAAGTAGCGACTCAGTATAAAAGTAGAAATAAAGCTCTTCTATGTCGCCATTTTCGTAGAGAGATTTATCTTCAACCATTTCATTATTCAGTTCGATACCAAAATAGAAATCATCATCAATCTCGCGATCGATCAATGGCATGATGCGAGTTCGTTTATAGTTTAAAGTTTTTAAGTCTTGCCCCATAGTAATTAATCGATCAATCGCAATTTTTAACTCACTGATATTTCCTGGCCAGTCATAATTCATGAAGTGTGTACAAACGTCGGCACCAAGTTTTTTTGGAGATAATCCCTGCTGAGTACAAATTTGAATGACAAAGAATTTTGCAAGGGGAATAATATCCTCACGTCTCTCTTTTAATGGAGGAATGCGAACTTCCTTCTGTGCAAAGAATTGAATCAAAGGTTGATATGTTTCATTGAAATGAGAGAGTAGGGCCCTCGATTCTGTTGTTGTTGCAAGAAAACGAATATCTTGCCTGATTTTAATCTTATTAAAAATATACTCTCCTAATTGATAATTTAAGAAATTAATATCTTTAAATACAATTGTCCCACCACTATAAAGCTCAAGAAGCCCTGTGTGCGAATGATTAGAATCAAGAATCTTATCGACGTCAGCAAAAGTCTCGATATCATGACAATTGATATGGCCAATTCCATACTCTGATCTTTCACTACTTTTATGTATATTTACCGCCATTAACTTTTTACCAACACCATACTCACCAGAGATGAGAATACGATCATCATTTCTTGCACATTCAAGAATAAATGAATTTAAATATTGATTATCATCACTAGGTCCAATCAAAAGATTTTTACTAAGCTTTGACATATACTTTTTAGATAACAGCGCGATTGTTTCATCTTCTTCTGTCGAAAGAGTTGTCCCAACGACATTTGAAAAGATTGAAACTTCAAAAACACATTGATCAGTGAATGCATCGTTAAAAGATTTATTCGCAAATTCAACAGCACCTATAATACTTCCCGACTTATCAATTACGGGATAAAGGATGAAGTTCTTGATATCTTTGTCATAAAGTGCAAATTGAAGGTTATAAAATGGATCTCTAACACTTTTGGCCGTTTTTTGCATACAGACAGTTTCAGTATCACGAAGTGTTGCCATAGATCCAACCACCGGTAGCAAAGTCTCCATCACTTTACCTGTACTGAAGTCAAAAATACTCACATCATTCATACCATTTTCGAAAATGTAGAACGTAAAAATTTCTGCCTCAATACTTCGCTTAACTTCATTTGCAAAGATTTCAATAATCTTATTAGATTTAATATGTGCCTGAAATAACTTAAATAGATCAAACAAAATTGTGCTGTTAAAAGACAATCTATTATCATCTTCTAATTGTAAAGAATCTCGACTTTGAGCAACGTCACCTTCATTTTGAATCATGTCCAACATAAGAGCTTTAAGACGACTTAGCGATAGTGAATGGAGATAATATGATATTAACTCATTAGAAAAATCTTCATCGATATTGAGGTATTCTAAACCAACAAGATACATTCCACGATGTTCGTAGTAACTACTTGTACGAATAACTCGAGCGTTAACTTCGAACTTTCTTTTCTTGATGACCAGAGTAAGATCCAGCTGACCTGAAATTTCTTTATCAATGGCAAAAGCACAACCTTGATTTGAAATATTGACTAGCTTGATATGTGAGTTACTGTAGTTATAAACTTTGCCTCCACTAAAGGCCGTTATTTCAAAGTCATCATGCTTATCTACTGGAATTCTGTACTGTCTTAGTTTTTTCAAGTGTTTAACCTCGTTAATTGCTAATTCCCCTATCGGTTCAAATACACCTAAACTTTAGTCAAGTATTGCCGATAAGTAATAGGTGAGGTTTAAATGAAAAACAGTCTACTTAACTATCAATTTTTTAAGTCATACCGCTTACCCCTTGAGAAAAATGACAAGGTCTACGCAGATATATTCTCAACCACTTTCAACTCAGGTGCTTGCAGACAAATAGAAATTGAATCAATTAATCTTTCTGGACTAAACTTCACATCAAAATCTTATTTCCCTCATGGTGAGGATGTTGAGATACAAATCTACACTAAAAGAATTTTTAATAACTGGGATTTTTCACTTAAAGGAAAAATTGTAAGAAGCTTTATTAGTGAATCTAAAAAAGGCGAAGTTGTCTACGGTGTACTACTTGAGAGACAGAGCAAAGATAGTGTCCTCAATTACTTTTTGAAAGATTTTCTAAATCATTATTCTGAGACAAAATTAATTAAAAATATACAAATGGCCTGTTCACTTTCTCGTACAGTTGGTGCCGGCGAAAGTGTTGAGCTATTTTCACTTTTTAATTCTATCATTCAAGACTTTCAAGAATTGCCCCTTGATAACTTTCTACAGGACCTGCAAACATCCTTTCGTTGTGAAAATTATCATCTCTTCTTATACAATCATACAAAGAATAAGCTTGTTTCATACCGAAGCTCAGCAAAAGAGAATTTACTAAAGACCGATATGAAAAACAATATCTATATGGTCTACGAAAATAACGTCATTTCAAATTTGTCCCTTGCTGAAAATGATATAAATAGGGAGAAAACCAAGACACTACTCGCCTATCCTGTTTACAATTTAAAACATAATGTTGTTGGCGTCATAGCCCTAACAAACACAACAAGTGGAAATGCATTTACTGCTTTTCAAGAGTCGTGCATTAGACTTATTTCACAAATTATTTCTTATCATGTAAAAGATTTTGCGACGAATATTAATTTCGAAATAAATCATAAAGATATAAAATCAGACCTATTCCTAGGACAAAATAGGACTTCACTTGAGATTAAAAATTCGGCAGACTTGTTAAGAAATATCACAAAGAATGTCTTCATACTTGGAGAACAAGGTTCAAGAAAAAACGAACTTGCAAAATATCTCCATGAATCAGGGAAATTTAAATCAGAACAACTTAGATATATTAATTTTGACTCTCCTGATAAAATCAATACATTCTTTGAAAGTATTGACGACAATGAGCTATTTGAAAAAGGGACAATCATTATCAATGAGATTGGAAACCTGAATCACTCACAACAGATCAAGTTATATGACTTCTTGAAAAATTTAAATATGAGAGTCATTAGTCTTTCATCTAAAGAATTATATCATCGAGTAAAAACTGGAGCATTTTCAAAGAAACTCTACTTCTATATTGCAGATATTTACCTACATATCCCCCCTCTTAGAAATAGGAAAAACGATATACTGGAAATAGCTGATATTATTTTATCTGAAGAGCAAAATAAGAGAGGACATAAATTAACGGGATTTGATGAACAAGCAACAAGAAATATTCTTGAATATAATTGGCCAGGGAATTTAACTGAACTACGAAATGAAATAAAGAAGGCCGTAATTCGATCAAATGGCAAAGAGAGTCCTGTGCTTAATCTTCGAAAACAACAAAGCGACTACAAGGCACAGAAAAACAAACTCTTATTTAACTTATTGAAATCAATAGTTAAACACTCCGACAAGAGCATTGATTACCAGGCACACACTGAAACGCTCAACTACTATATCCGAGCAAAGAAGTCTGCATGACAAAAAATGTAAGATGAATCTTTTGACAAAGCATATTCAAAAATAGAATAATTTATTCAGAGGTTTGATCACGGATTGATCAATAAATCGAAAATGCCAAGGAAGGTAAAATGACATCACTTTTTAACTACGCTTACTTAAGTGTATCCTTTGAAAGAGAAACAAGAACTTGCAACGTAAAAATTCTTAACTCCGCAGGTTTCAAACCACAAGTCTTAGCCGCTGAATTAGAAAAGTTTTTTGACTGGCTCACCTCTCGAGTTGAGATCTACTCAGTCGTAATCGAAACGCAATTCAGTGATCTCGAATTATTAAGTAAGGACCTTCTTAAAGAATTAACAGAAGTTGAAGTTTATAATTATCTCAAAACTCTTCAAAGAGTATCTTATGGACAATTAGTTCTACCACAAACAATCACATGGAATGTCGAAGGTGTCTTTGATCAGTGTGCATTCGA
This window encodes:
- the trxB gene encoding thioredoxin-disulfide reductase — its product is MSHRKLIIIGSGPAGYTAALYASRADLKPLVIEGHEPGGQLTTTTEVDNFPGFPEGIMGPELMANMKKQTLRFGTEYLTSLVTDLDTSKRPFTLKTENGQEFTADTIILATGASAKYLGLPNEKALIGRGVSACATCDGFFYRDRVVYVVGGGDTAMEEANFLTKFASKVYIVHRRDTLRASKPMQQKAFDNPKIEFVWDSEVCEIIANDAGVNAIKIRNLKTGEETVRETDGLFMGIGHKPNTDFLKGKVELDEHGFIVTGKHPDTSVPGIFACGDVQDSYYRQAISAAGSGCMAAIRAERFLEDN
- a CDS encoding sigma 54-interacting transcriptional regulator, whose amino-acid sequence is MKKLRQYRIPVDKHDDFEITAFSGGKVYNYSNSHIKLVNISNQGCAFAIDKEISGQLDLTLVIKKRKFEVNARVIRTSSYYEHRGMYLVGLEYLNIDEDFSNELISYYLHSLSLSRLKALMLDMIQNEGDVAQSRDSLQLEDDNRLSFNSTILFDLFKLFQAHIKSNKIIEIFANEVKRSIEAEIFTFYIFENGMNDVSIFDFSTGKVMETLLPVVGSMATLRDTETVCMQKTAKSVRDPFYNLQFALYDKDIKNFILYPVIDKSGSIIGAVEFANKSFNDAFTDQCVFEVSIFSNVVGTTLSTEEDETIALLSKKYMSKLSKNLLIGPSDDNQYLNSFILECARNDDRILISGEYGVGKKLMAVNIHKSSERSEYGIGHINCHDIETFADVDKILDSNHSHTGLLELYSGGTIVFKDINFLNYQLGEYIFNKIKIRQDIRFLATTTESRALLSHFNETYQPLIQFFAQKEVRIPPLKERREDIIPLAKFFVIQICTQQGLSPKKLGADVCTHFMNYDWPGNISELKIAIDRLITMGQDLKTLNYKRTRIMPLIDREIDDDFYFGIELNNEMVEDKSLYENGDIEELYFYFYTESLLNEGLGPYEIPAIFNMELSEFEERLYHAHNKAIHFFGVGSDMVDQVLQRKVS